The sequence below is a genomic window from Microcebus murinus isolate Inina chromosome 4, M.murinus_Inina_mat1.0, whole genome shotgun sequence.
CTacggggtgggggtgaggagaagGGGAAGACGGAGACGTCGCTTTTAATATGGCGCGGTCGGCCTCCCACACGCTCGCAGCTGAGAGAGGTGCCCGCCTGGGACGGGGACCGCCTTACCCGAGACGTGCAGCACGATGGTGCCGAACTGGCTGCTCCCCGGGCGCTCGGTCACGGTGACGATGTAGTAGCCAGAGTCCCTCACGCCCACGCTGAAGAGCTGGATGGAGCCGTTGTCGAAGGTGCAGACTCTGTCCTGGTGGCTTTGGGAAACGTTGGCCTGCGTCCCCGGCTTCCACTCCACGATCTTCTGCATGCCCCAGTTGGACGTGTACGTCCATTCGATGGTGGGCACGCCGTGACAGGAGTATTCCACCGAGAACAGGATGTCTTGTTCCACAGTGGCATTGATGGTGGGCTGGGGAATGTACAGCGACACGCCCTGACCTGCAGGATGACGGGCTAGGTGTTGGGCCCACTCACACGAATGTATATCGACGCGAACTTACACAATTCATGAATGTGCTTCACAAGGATGTATTGGGTGCCTGCTacaggccaggcactgttccGCGCTCTAATGCTGAAGCTACAGTGCTGAACAAGACACAGGGCTCCCTGGAGCTTACGTTCTATAAGGGAGACATACAGGGCGTAAATAAGCAAACAAGATAATTTTAGATAATAAGAAATGCTTAAGAGatagctggccgggcgcggtggctcactcctgtaatcctagcactctgggaggccgaggcgggaggattgctccaggtcaggagttcgaaaccagcctgagcgagaccccgtctctactataaatagaaagaaattaattggccaactaatatatacagaaaaaattagcagggcatggtggtgcatgcctgtagacccagctacttgggaggctgaggcgggaggagggaggatcgcttgagcccaggagtttgaggttgctgtgagctaggctgaccccatggcactctagcctaggcaacagagtgagactctgtctcaaaaaaaaaaaaatattaaaaaaattagataacaGAATAGGGTAACAGTTactggtgggggtggaggtgatCATACACAACATTAGATAGGATGGCTAGGGAAGACCTCACAGAGGAAATGACATTTGAAGTGAGACCCAAAgcacaaggaggaggaggagggggagacgGGAAGGGGTGGTCGGGGAGGAGGAGGCACCCCTGTGAAGACACGGGAAAAACATTTCAGGCAAAAGGAACAACAAATGTGAAACCTACATGGCGAGAATGAGCAAGGGGGTGTCTGAGCGACAGAAAGGCAGCCAATGTGCTGGGATGCCATGAGCAATATGGAGGTTTAACAGATGAGGCTGGAGAGCTGGCTGGGAGCCAAGCCATGATGTCAGGTAGTCAGGGGGGTGGGAAGCCATAGGAGGGCTCAGGCAGGAGGGTGATATTCCCCATTAAGCTGAGAACGTCTGCCATGGGGAATGCTATGGgttgaatgtgttccccaaagttcatgtgctggaaacttaatccccaatgcaacaatgCTGAGAGGTGGgccctttaagaggtgattaggatAATGCCGTTATTGCAGGAGTGTCTTCTTGATAAAAAGGATGACTTCCCCTCGCCAGATAAGGCctctcgatcttggacttcccaactcTAGAACCTGAGCCAAATAGATCtctgttcattataaatcacccagtctcaggtattccatCATAATACAAAATGGGGGGCAAGAGTGGAAACagggccaagtgcagtggctcatgcctgtaatctcagcatcttgggaggcccaggtgggaggatcgcctggggccaggagtatgagaccagcctgagcaacacagtgagaccccatctctaccaaaaatagaaaaattagccgggcatagtggcacacaccctgtagtcccagctactcaggagtctgagacaggaggatcgcttgagcccaggagtttgaggttgcagtgagctatgaagacaccactgcactctagccagagggagaccctgtctcaaaaaaaaaaaaaagagtcaaagcAGGAGGAGCAGTCAGGTGGCTGCTGCAGGAGGTAGACAAGAGATTGGCTTGAAGATTAGTGCAAAGCAGTCAGATTTGGGATACGCATTTGGGAGTAGGGAGGAGAACATGCTGATGTGGGGGCAGGTGAGGCAAAGAGGCATAGAGGTTTCTGCTGAGTATGTGTATGGGGATGAATCGTAGTGCCACTGGCTGAGATTATAAATACATGTTCTTACACATGTCCTGAGCGGGTCCCATGTGCCAAGCCCACTGCTACCTGCTTTGCGTTCATCATCTCAGGAAAGCCTCACACGACCCGTTGCCATTCTAGCAAAGACTTTCATGGAAGAACCCTAAGCTCAGCAGGACTAAATAGCTTGTCCACGTTCACTCTGCAGGGCTGAGATTCACACAAGGGCTGCTGACTCTAAAGCTTACACATTTAACCTCATGCTCAAATCAAAGGTCAGCGGTTGGCAGTGGAGGGCACAGGATGTGACAAATGCCTCCTACGCAGAGAGGAGTGGTCAAGGCTGGCCTGAGGCTGGAGAAAGAATAGGGCAGGATTTCAGCTTGGAGCCCACACCATGGTTTCCGACTCCACTTCCTATCTAGCCGCTTCACTCTTTGGGTGCCCAGTTGCCCTGGGTCCCCTGCTGGG
It includes:
- the VSTM5 gene encoding V-set and transmembrane domain-containing protein 5 isoform X2: MRPLPSCRRKTRGISLGLFALCLAAARCLQSQGVSLYIPQPTINATVEQDILFSVEYSCHGVPTIEWTYTSNWGMQKIVEWKPGTQANVSQSHQDRVCTFDNGSIQLFSVGVRDSGYYIVTVTERPGSSQFGTIVLHVSEILYEDLHLVAVFLAFLTAVAAVLISLLWVCNKCAYKFQRKRRHKLKESTTEEIELQDVEC
- the VSTM5 gene encoding V-set and transmembrane domain-containing protein 5 isoform X1; amino-acid sequence: MRPLPSCRRKTRGISLGLFALCLAAARCLQSQGVSLYIPQPTINATVEQDILFSVEYSCHGVPTIEWTYTSNWGMQKIVEWKPGTQANVSQSHQDRVCTFDNGSIQLFSVGVRDSGYYIVTVTERPGSSQFGTIVLHVSEILYEDLHLVAVFLAFLTAVAAVLISLLWVCNKCAYKFQRKRRHKLKGKPPPRGPVAILAWF